From the Pomacea canaliculata isolate SZHN2017 linkage group LG4, ASM307304v1, whole genome shotgun sequence genome, one window contains:
- the LOC112561270 gene encoding LOW QUALITY PROTEIN: nuclear speckle splicing regulatory protein 1-like (The sequence of the model RefSeq protein was modified relative to this genomic sequence to represent the inferred CDS: inserted 1 base in 1 codon; deleted 2 bases in 1 codon) — MAAPNTKYGLFIPKKTGRGAMLTQATKRNVFGDDSDEESSNIPKSGTSKKVTTDLAKVKKQTQLEIDKAILQDPTVYEYDAVYDNIQAEKIKSDVKEKNKQDRKPKYXHSLLKMAEVRKREEERRTERKVQKEREEEGNQFADKEAFVTSAYKKKMLEQEEAEEKEKKEAALEAMLDVTKQKDLSGFYRYLYRETTGKETTTEKHDEFKVKLEPKSDRESDDSTDSSVQRKQLKKSSHGRDREQTENKTESKRRRERRRTEKNTSGMTGADVGDQGQDLLLKGAQNQTDQLMNQNQIRVNKSQSRRRSKSRSPQKSRHARDKHRSRSQDRRQRSSKSPDGRQKSKDRKSRRSHSRENEKEKASKEEKKKTTSTAKLTREDPDTDGESDRPTDFSSSKDKLVQTKSPPEDLDRDDSLSESDSSEEEVGVQEETTSMSGRKQPFSAKDGDGQKAQTEKTGESKVEKSQLKYARHTSDEGVSDARKRFLARKLAKERATAVDAE, encoded by the exons ATGGCGGCGCCCAATACCAA atATGGCTTGTTTATACCCAAGAAGACCGGCAGAGGTGCAATGCTGACAcaagcaacaaaaagaaatgtgtttggaGATGACAGTGATGAG GAATCTAGTAATATACCTAAATCAGGTACTTCGAAGAAAGTGACCACTGATTTGGCAAAAGTTAAAAAACAG ACACAGCTAGAAATAGACAAAGCCATCCTGCAGGACCCCACAGTATATGAATATGATGCTGTGTATGATAACATCCAGGCAGAAAAAATTAAGTCAgatgtgaaggaaaaaaataaacaggatcGAAAG CCCAAAT ATCACAGTTTGCTGAAGATGGCAGAAGTTagaaagagggaggaggagagacggacagagagaaaggttcagaaggagagagaagaagaggggAACCAGTTTGCAGATAAAGAAGCTTTTGTTACCTCAGCTTATAAGAAGAAGATGCTAGaacaagaagaagcagaagagaaggaaaaaaaagaggctGCATtagaag CCATGCTCGATGTGACCAAGCAGAAAGACCTGAGTGGCTTTTACCGCTATTTGTACAGGGAGACAActggaaaagaaacaacaactgAAAAACATGACGA atTTAAGGTGAAGCTGGAACCAAAATCTGATAGAGAAAGTGATGACAGTACTGATTCTTCAGTTCAAAG gaaacaattaaaaaaatcaagccatgggagagacagagagcagaCAGAGAACAAGACAGAGAgcaaaagaaggagagagagaagaaggacaGAGAAAAATACATCAGGGATGACAGGAGCAGATGTAGGAGATCAAGGTCAAGATCTCCTGCTCAAAGGGGCTCAAAATCAGACAGATCAACTTATGaatcaaaatcaaataa GAGTGAACAAGTCCCAAAGTAGGAGAAGATCAAAATCCAGATCACCCCAGAAAAGTAGACATGCAAGAGATAAACATCGATCACGCTCTCAAGATAGAAGGCAAAGGAGTTCAAAGTCTCCAGATGGCAGACAAAAGTCAAAGGACAGAAAGTCAAGAAGATCACATtcaagagagaatgagaaagaaaaggctagcaaagaggaaaagaagaaaaccacaTCCACGGCAAAATTGACTCGTGAAGATCCAGACACTGATGGCGAATCAGACAGGCCAACAGATTTCTCATCATCTAAAGACAAGCTTGTTCAAACTAAGTCACCCCCAGAAGATCTTGACAGAGATGACTCTTTGTCCGAAAGTGATTCTTCGGAAGAAGAAGTGGGTGTGCAGGAGGAGACAACAAGCATGTCAGGAAGAAAGCAGCCTTTTAGTGCAAAAGATGGAGATGGACAGAAGGCTCAAACGGAGAAAACAGGTGAAAGCAAGGTAGAGAAAAGCCAGCTCAAATATGCACGACACACGTCAGATGAGGGTGTTTCAGATGCTCGAAAGCGATTCTTGGCCAGGAAGTTAGCCAAAGAAAGAGCTACCGCTGTAGATGCTGAGTAG
- the LOC112561269 gene encoding uncharacterized protein LOC112561269 has translation MMCKWVILLVALAALSCVDGQRRGGGRGNRQPSGGSAKIPGMPRGAQVIATWSRALVDPSRTVQEGAFSVGANQIIVVSKDRGLSRDNYAKSLTIYDFTGNSMKTAMKVKSLKNCLVLTNQPGDKTRTALAAEIGAVNGTVVGATAPVTIYAVTMSDSDERALRTARPELASKCGKKKMMLGETTEPAGFSSSTTLLTTTFGQQLSIKAPGRQQPGGGRRAGGKKKKGRNQRGSA, from the exons ATGATGTGCAAGTGGGTGATTCTGCTTGTAGCTTTGGCAGCTCTGTCGTGTGTTGATGGACAGAGGCGGGGTGGG GGTAGGGGAAATAGGCAGCCTTCAGGTGGGAGTGCCAAAATTCCCGGTATGCCAAGAGGAGCTCAAGTTATTGCAACCTGGTCAAGAGCTTTAGTGGATCCATCAAGGACGGTACAAGAGGGAGCTTTCTCTGTGGGAGCAAATCAGATTATCGTGGTCTCTAAAGATAGAGGCCTAAGTAGAGATAATTATGCCAAGTCTCTCACCATCTATGACTTCACCGGTAATTCcatg AAAACAGCTATGAAGGTGAAATCTTTAAAGAATTGCCTGGTGCTGACCAACCAGCCAGGGGACAAAACAAGAACTGCTCTTGCTGCAGAGATAGGGGCAGTGAAT GGCACAGTAGTTGGAGCAACTGCACCAGTAACCATATATGCAGTGACCATGTCAGACTCTGATGAAAGAGCTCTCCGTACTGCCAGACCAGAGTTGGCAAGCAAGTGTggcaagaagaaaatgatgctgGGAGAGACAACTGAAC cGGCAGGCTTCAGTTCCAGTACAACTCTTCTGACTACCACTTTTGGGCAACAGCTGTCCATCAAAGCCCCTGGCCGTCAACAGCCAGGTGGAGGACGCAGGGCtggtggaaagaaaaagaagggcCGAAACCAGAGAGGCAGTGCTTAA
- the LOC112563147 gene encoding dopamine beta-hydroxylase-like translates to MRSVAVILLALTSVCHGYRMFADRIPNGEQVPHPCKPNYLWRGVGHFNVDGGGSRNPFGQDFDIGGRAWTRELCQKDSDGDGRTNGEELGDPNCVWRVGDIPTSSTGLSHPGVCEPIDSARCQQKQLHTGLFRTQQEWMTQSCKSAEFNCSAIHEAGVRQQPARLELTAVPAKETTYICKIFEFEDNANDYHLIATEPIINNSYILHHMVIFGCEDDVQTRSAYPCDMLPDRKCKTIISVWTLGLNGDCYNRNAGVRVGKNGLKKLAIQLHWNNPALIDSYVDSSGLLIHYTPHLRPYDASVLLLGNEHFSIPPRSNLTQVTSHCSASCTTRKIGHTINVFGLSTTCTTWGARCQWSSTGTTL, encoded by the exons ATGAGAAG CGTTGCCGTGATCCTGTTGGCACTGACATCGGTGTGCCATGGATACCGAATGTTTGCGGATCGCATCCCGAACGGCGAGCAGGTTCCCCATCCCTGCAAGCCCAACTACCTGTGGCGTGGAGTAGGCCACTTCAACGTAGATGGCGGTGGCTCCAGAAATCCATTTGGTCAAGATTTCGACATCGGCGGACGG GCGTGGACTCGGGAACTGTGTCAAAAAGATTCTGACGGCGACGGACGAACCAACGGGGAGGAGCTGGGTGACCCCAACTGTGTCTGGCGAGTTGGTGACATCCCGACCTCCTCCACAGGACTGTCCCATCCAG GTGTCTGCGAGCCCATTGACAGTGCCCGTTGTCAGCAGAAACAGTTGCACACAGGTTTGTTCCGCACCCAGCAGGAGTGGATGACTCAGTCTTGCAAGTCCGCAGAGTTTAATTGTTCGGCCATCCACGAAGCC GGGGTTCGCCAACAACCTGCTCGCCTGGAACTGACAGCCGTGCCAGCCAAGGAGACAACCTACATCTGCAAGATCTTTGAATTCGAGGACAACGCCAACGACTATCACCTCATCGCCACAGAGcccatcatcaacaacagctaCATTTTGCACCACATGGTCATCTTTGGCTGCGAAGATG ACGTTCAGACTCGCTCTGCCTACCCGTGCGACATGTTGCCAGACAGAAAATGCAAGACCATCATCAGCGTCTGGACCCTGGGGCTCAACGGAGACTGCTACAACCGCAACGCCGGGGTCCGCGTCGGCAAGAACGGCTTGAAGAAACTTGCCATCCAG CTTCACTGGAACAACCCTGCTCTGATTGACAGCTACGTCGACAGTTCTGGCCTTCTCATCCACTACACACCGCATCTGCGACCCTACGACGCCTCTGTCCTGTTGCTGGGCAACGAGCATTTCTCCATCCCGCCGCGTTCCAACCTCACACAGGTGACCTCTCACTGCTCAGCCTCGTGCACCACCAGGAAGATCGGGCACACCATCAACGTCTTCGGGCTTTCAACCACATGCACTACCTGG GGCGCAAGATGTCAGTGGAGCTCTACAGGAACAACTCTCTGA